A region of Nostoc sp. KVJ3 DNA encodes the following proteins:
- a CDS encoding tetratricopeptide repeat protein: MVKNKKLLVLFCLSLIAKDIPMLASTPRPEEITRRYQIACKPVGRLETNGDFNFRAGSLLCEQDKIEILNGGFVKFFCYSLGKTLNLFGGTVSELCGKPRAMSACDTNHRRLCPKPKGGISDSDSPTIIAPYSSLILQSRPDIAWHPVKGATSYIVRLSGERVEWKVNTNQTRIPYPKDQPELQFGNAYELTVLANIATEDKDLPSSTKILNRLTQGEVQNLEDEISKFKTILNLPADELALDLSDTFVSQNLLTEAVEVLEKRAKDNSKDSTVYRQLGDLYLQAGNRDLAEKNYKIALSLSNGSLIVQKSNLRQLKP, encoded by the coding sequence ATGGTGAAAAATAAAAAACTTTTGGTGTTATTCTGTTTAAGCTTAATTGCAAAAGATATACCGATGTTAGCAAGCACCCCACGACCAGAAGAAATAACTAGAAGATATCAAATAGCTTGCAAACCAGTAGGGAGATTGGAAACTAATGGTGACTTTAATTTTAGAGCAGGAAGTTTACTTTGTGAGCAAGATAAAATAGAAATTTTAAATGGGGGTTTTGTTAAATTCTTTTGTTATAGTCTGGGGAAAACTTTAAATTTATTTGGGGGAACAGTATCTGAACTATGTGGAAAACCACGGGCTATGTCAGCTTGCGATACTAACCATAGAAGATTATGTCCTAAGCCGAAAGGTGGAATATCAGATAGTGATTCTCCGACAATTATCGCTCCTTACAGTAGCTTGATATTACAATCCCGTCCCGATATAGCTTGGCATCCAGTTAAAGGTGCTACTTCATATATAGTAAGGCTCAGTGGGGAAAGGGTTGAATGGAAAGTAAACACTAATCAAACTAGAATTCCCTATCCAAAAGACCAGCCTGAACTACAATTTGGTAATGCTTATGAACTAACAGTTTTAGCAAATATAGCAACAGAAGATAAAGACTTGCCTAGTTCAACTAAAATCTTAAATAGATTGACACAAGGGGAAGTTCAAAACCTTGAGGATGAAATCAGTAAATTCAAAACAATTTTAAATCTACCTGCTGATGAATTAGCATTAGATTTGAGTGATACATTTGTTTCACAAAATTTATTAACAGAAGCTGTTGAGGTTCTAGAAAAAAGGGCAAAAGATAATTCTAAAGATTCTACAGTTTACAGGCAATTAGGAGATTTATATTTGCAAGCTGGAAATAGAGATTTAGCTGAAAAGAATTACAAAATAGCACTTTCTTTATCTAACGGTTCTCTGATAGTACAGAAGAGTAATTTACGTCAATTAAAACCATAA
- a CDS encoding CHAT domain-containing protein: MARKRVVFLNSLWFLKWIILASLIFFLTISIKVKAEIPIYQAQDLTQKGYILLHQGQPKAALQAWEEAEKRYNSQGNKEGVFESLSNQSLAFQALGLPRRACLVLTKALNIEELICSSTQTGTQYLEHLQDILQKKLNKPITITTIINLGDTLRSLNNLEESQVVLQSALFFGQPSDHLLMSLGNTQLSFYKRTRNRLKNTSKNAVKEEILESIKSQAKSALDVYKKLEFSSSMKIVLKSKLNRLKLLIEVRQITKEFQMDNEDILNLIRQLINSNFDIFSDSDIDSVYTRLNFIDSLINLIQKNIEITLDNRKLLDISLKYSQESLQLAERLYNSRAISYAYGYLGKVYSILGLNVESISSFKKAIAVSQSDKQWDIAYQWQHSLGGKYRDNGSFNEAKEEYDAAINNINKIRQNLLSYAEGQYDFLEKVEPVYIDYVNMLSENPNFSKETVIEVYKQLQTVQLENLVQCHKNETLNTNKSNFEFPVIYLINLGERVDVFLKFQGKLHHHSPNYKEVKSYLNSLIKNIQDENYSSLSESRTILYSQAIYKLVIAPIEQYLPSNGTLAFVLGDEFQNVPMSLLYDGKNYLRNRYSMTVLWGLDIPIPRPLNLNQMNALLAGMSKEGPSFKNRYAPKRLSPLPDVEREILSIKKYLNKSLVLLNEEFTSRKLQQAINNGYSIVHISTHGQFSSELKKTMILTWDEPLNIDEMSNLLQNRKDNSIDLLVLSACEAAKGDRRSVLGIAGVAFQAHTRSTLASLWLVDAKSTAILMADFYSNLKDGKSKAEALRLAQIHLSSQPEYSHPYYWSPFILVGSGV, translated from the coding sequence ATGGCAAGAAAAAGGGTTGTATTTCTCAATTCGTTATGGTTTTTGAAATGGATAATTTTAGCAAGCTTAATTTTTTTCTTGACCATATCAATAAAAGTTAAAGCTGAAATTCCTATTTATCAAGCACAAGACTTGACTCAGAAAGGGTATATACTTTTACATCAAGGACAACCGAAAGCAGCATTACAAGCTTGGGAAGAAGCTGAAAAACGTTATAATTCCCAGGGGAACAAAGAAGGAGTATTTGAAAGCTTAAGTAATCAAAGTTTAGCATTTCAAGCTTTAGGATTACCTCGTCGTGCCTGCTTGGTATTGACCAAGGCTTTGAATATAGAAGAATTAATATGTAGCTCTACACAAACAGGAACTCAATATTTAGAACATTTACAAGATATTCTTCAAAAAAAGCTTAACAAACCTATAACTATTACTACAATAATAAATCTGGGGGATACCCTTAGATCCTTGAATAATTTAGAAGAATCTCAAGTAGTATTGCAAAGCGCTCTTTTCTTCGGTCAACCGAGTGACCATCTCTTAATGAGTTTAGGCAATACTCAACTTAGTTTTTATAAACGAACAAGAAATCGACTTAAAAATACCTCTAAAAATGCTGTAAAAGAAGAAATATTAGAAAGTATTAAATCTCAAGCAAAGTCGGCATTAGATGTTTATAAAAAGCTAGAATTTAGTTCTTCAATGAAGATAGTTTTAAAAAGTAAACTTAATCGCCTAAAACTATTAATAGAAGTGCGGCAGATTACAAAAGAGTTTCAGATGGACAATGAAGATATTTTAAATCTTATTCGCCAATTAATTAATTCTAATTTTGATATTTTTTCTGATAGTGATATTGATAGTGTATATACTAGATTAAACTTTATTGATTCTTTAATTAATTTAATTCAAAAAAATATTGAGATAACATTGGATAATCGAAAGCTTTTAGATATATCTCTTAAATATTCTCAAGAATCCTTGCAACTAGCAGAACGTTTATATAATAGTAGAGCAATATCTTATGCTTACGGATATTTAGGAAAAGTTTATAGTATTTTGGGATTAAACGTTGAATCAATAAGTAGTTTCAAAAAAGCGATCGCTGTTTCTCAATCAGATAAACAATGGGATATTGCATATCAATGGCAACATTCTTTAGGAGGAAAATATCGAGATAATGGAAGTTTTAATGAAGCTAAAGAAGAATATGATGCTGCTATCAATAATATTAATAAAATCCGCCAGAATTTGTTATCTTATGCTGAAGGGCAATATGATTTTTTAGAAAAAGTTGAGCCAGTGTACATAGATTATGTAAATATGTTATCAGAAAATCCGAATTTCTCAAAAGAAACAGTAATCGAAGTTTATAAACAATTACAAACTGTGCAATTAGAGAATCTTGTTCAATGTCATAAAAATGAAACCTTAAATACAAATAAATCTAATTTTGAATTTCCTGTTATCTATTTGATTAATTTAGGTGAACGAGTAGATGTGTTTTTAAAATTTCAGGGAAAATTACACCATCATTCTCCAAATTATAAAGAAGTCAAGTCTTATTTAAATTCCTTAATAAAAAATATTCAAGATGAAAATTATTCCAGTCTTAGTGAAAGCAGAACAATACTTTACTCACAAGCAATTTACAAGCTAGTGATTGCCCCTATAGAACAATATTTACCTAGTAATGGAACTTTAGCATTTGTTTTAGGAGACGAGTTTCAAAATGTGCCTATGTCATTATTATATGATGGCAAAAACTATTTAAGAAACCGTTATAGTATGACAGTTTTATGGGGACTAGATATACCAATACCTCGTCCATTAAATTTAAATCAAATGAACGCTTTATTAGCTGGGATGTCTAAAGAAGGTCCTAGTTTTAAAAACCGTTATGCTCCTAAAAGATTAAGTCCTTTACCTGATGTTGAAAGAGAAATATTAAGTATAAAAAAGTATTTAAATAAGTCTTTAGTGTTGCTTAATGAAGAATTTACTAGTAGGAAATTACAACAGGCAATCAACAATGGTTATTCAATAGTTCACATTTCGACTCATGGGCAATTTAGCTCAGAGCTGAAAAAAACTATGATTCTGACTTGGGATGAGCCATTAAACATAGACGAGATGAGCAACTTGCTTCAAAATCGAAAAGACAATAGCATAGACCTCTTAGTACTAAGTGCTTGTGAAGCAGCTAAAGGGGATCGACGTTCAGTGCTGGGGATTGCTGGAGTTGCTTTCCAAGCTCATACCCGAAGTACTTTAGCCTCTTTATGGCTGGTTGATGCCAAATCTACAGCGATTTTGATGGCAGATTTCTACAGTAATTTAAAAGATGGGAAATCTAAAGCTGAAGCCTTAAGATTGGCACAAATTCATCTTTCATCGCAGCCGGAATATTCACATCCTTATTACTGGTCGCCTTTTATTTTAGTTGGTAGTGGGGTATAA
- a CDS encoding ShlB/FhaC/HecB family hemolysin secretion/activation protein, whose translation MFVEPAVSFICRCRWEGRTKITAIRFFQEWLQRATQEVLFVRSQFSLGFGFLGSTINSSEPDSRFLSWRGQAYWLRKISKRTNLIVRADLQLADRPLVPLEQFGIGGALSVRGYRQDSIVADNGFFSTIEFPTTISAMNAGEIQLIPFVDFGTVWKNGGNNNLGNQLTNASTLASVGMGLSYRIQDDFSARFDFALPIVNFQNSDSSNTWQEKGLYFSIRYGF comes from the coding sequence ATTTTTGTTGAACCAGCCGTTTCGTTTATCTGTAGGTGCAGATGGGAAGGACGTACAAAGATAACAGCTATAAGATTTTTTCAAGAATGGCTACAGAGAGCTACTCAAGAAGTCCTTTTTGTCCGCTCACAGTTCAGCTTGGGGTTTGGATTTTTAGGTTCAACTATTAACTCTTCTGAACCAGACAGTCGTTTTCTCTCTTGGCGTGGACAGGCTTATTGGCTTCGCAAGATAAGCAAAAGAACTAACTTGATAGTTCGGGCAGATTTACAATTAGCGGATAGACCTCTTGTCCCATTAGAGCAATTTGGAATAGGAGGGGCTTTAAGCGTTAGAGGATATCGACAAGATTCGATTGTTGCTGATAACGGATTTTTTTCTACCATTGAGTTTCCAACAACTATATCTGCAATGAATGCAGGAGAAATTCAGTTAATTCCCTTTGTCGATTTTGGTACAGTATGGAAGAATGGGGGGAATAATAATTTAGGAAATCAGCTAACTAATGCATCAACACTTGCTTCTGTGGGAATGGGTTTGAGTTACCGTATTCAAGATGATTTTTCTGCAAGATTTGATTTCGCACTACCTATTGTAAACTTTCAAAACAGTGATAGTTCTAATACATGGCAAGAAAAAGGGTTGTATTTCTCAATTCGTTATGGTTTTTGA
- a CDS encoding POTRA domain-containing protein, producing MFDLKIICFCLLNISVFTIANNVSVALSPHQQKPLAIKNDFTKYPLKIKLKKIIFKGNTVFTIEQLKEAVALYEGREITFTDLSQARDTITKLYNDNGYINSSAIIPISENQFLNLNEGATITIQIVEGQVEKINISGSTHIRDYVFVRLDASTSPVFNVNRLAKYLRFLQNDPLIKNISAQINPGSDSNKAVLDVKVEEKQPFRTEVGLNNERSPSVGSFQRQVQISDANLLGIGDKFSVGYRNTDGSNVIETSYALPVNINDGVVQFSFRKFNSSIIESPFSILDIFANSQSYEISFKQPVIKEINSESTKELTIGVLGTYNESKTFLLNQPFRLSVGADGKDVQR from the coding sequence ATGTTTGATTTAAAAATCATCTGCTTCTGTTTGCTAAATATCAGCGTTTTTACAATTGCAAATAACGTATCTGTAGCATTATCACCCCATCAACAAAAACCTCTAGCAATAAAAAATGATTTCACAAAATATCCTTTAAAAATTAAATTAAAAAAAATTATTTTTAAAGGTAATACAGTATTTACGATAGAACAGCTAAAGGAAGCAGTAGCTTTATATGAAGGGAGAGAAATAACTTTTACTGACCTTTCACAAGCCCGTGATACAATTACAAAATTATATAATGACAATGGGTATATCAACTCTAGTGCTATCATACCTATTTCCGAAAATCAATTTCTTAATTTAAATGAAGGAGCAACAATCACGATACAGATAGTTGAAGGGCAAGTAGAGAAGATTAATATCAGTGGCAGTACACATATTCGTGATTATGTATTTGTGCGTCTAGATGCTTCTACCTCTCCAGTTTTTAATGTCAATCGATTGGCTAAGTATTTACGTTTCTTGCAGAATGATCCTTTGATAAAAAATATATCTGCTCAGATCAATCCTGGAAGTGATAGTAACAAAGCTGTTCTCGACGTAAAAGTTGAAGAAAAACAACCATTTAGAACAGAAGTTGGGCTAAACAATGAACGTTCTCCTTCTGTTGGTTCTTTTCAAAGACAAGTTCAAATTAGTGATGCTAATCTTTTAGGTATAGGAGATAAATTTAGTGTTGGGTATCGCAATACTGATGGTAGCAATGTTATAGAGACTAGCTATGCTTTACCCGTCAATATAAATGATGGAGTAGTACAATTTTCTTTTAGAAAATTTAACAGTAGTATAATTGAATCTCCGTTTAGTATACTAGATATTTTTGCTAATTCTCAATCTTATGAAATTTCGTTTAAACAGCCAGTTATTAAAGAAATCAACTCGGAAAGTACGAAAGAATTAACAATAGGAGTGTTAGGAACTTATAATGAAAGTAAAACATTTTTGTTGAACCAGCCGTTTCGTTTATCTGTAGGTGCAGATGGGAAGGACGTACAAAGATAA